Below is a genomic region from Spiroplasma endosymbiont of Dioctria linearis.
GTTAAAGGATCTGCTTTACCAGCATTGTATCTAATTAAAAGTTTTTGATGTTTTATTCTCAATTTTTCTTCTTTTATTTTATTTTCATAAAAAATTTTATTTTCATTAATTTTTAATGAAAGATCATAAATTGTTTCATCTAATTCATTTTGAAAAGGTTTAATTCTTCTGGCTTTTCTTTGTTTTTTTAAGATATCATCAATATCAGCAAGACTTTGATTATCTTTTTTTCATTTTTCCATTAGATTTTTAGATTCGATTTTATAGTTTTTTCTATAATTAAATATTTTAGTTGTAACATCTAATTTAATTTCTTTTAGTTGTTCCTTTAATTTTAAGTGCTCCTCTTTAATTAAACTCTTTTTATCATTTCACTCTTTTTTAATTTTTGTTTTAAGTTCCTTATTTTTGGAATTCATAGAGGTTTTTTGAGACTTTATAAAAGAAATTTTACTTTTAGTTTGCTCAATATCCAATTTATTTTTTTCAAGCCTATTTATTTTTTTCTCTTCATATTCTGAATCTAAATTTTGAATATTCTTGTCATAATCCTCATAGAGTTTATTTATATCAGTTTTTTGATATTTCGCAATTGAAAGTGACAAATCAAAACTTGCTTTTAAATCCTTTTGTTTTTCTTTTTTAATTTTATTAAAAGTTGAGGATACCAACTTTAACTTTCTTTTCTTTTGATGAAGTTCATTAGATAATTCAAATAATTCTTTTCTATTTTTTTTTAACTTTATTTTGTTTTCTTTAATGATTTTTGTTGCTTCAAAAATTTCAGAATAGTTTTCATACTTTTGCATAATTAAAAGTTACCCCCATCATCTGTTTCTTGAAAACCATATTTAAAAAATTTTTGAACTTCTTCACTATTTAAACTTCCCTCTAGACCATTAAAATGAACTCTAGGAGCAATTATTATTTTTTCTTCAAAACCAAAATCCTTTTCAACTATTGCTTCATTAATCTTTCAATCCTCTTTTTTTATACCCAAAGACATTACTTCAATTAAATTATCGTCAATTCTCAATGCCTCTTCATCGTTTAATTGTTCTGGAGGTTTTCCTTTATAATCTTCACATACTCTTCAACTATTTAAATAAGCTATTTGTTCTTCTGGTTCCATTTCTGTATAATTTAACTCACTATTACTTTTTGAAGTGTGTTCGCAACTTCAATTATAAGTTAAGATCCCATTAGTATCTTTATTTTTTGAATCATATCAATAACCAGTATAATCTTTTAATGAATCCTCTCCTTTTTGACCAACATTAAGATAATTAATAATACTCTTATCAAATTTGAGTTTTGTTAAAGAGTTTCCACTACTAATTACTTTTTGCATTACTATAAATTTTAGCATTGGTACAAAAAAACCATTTTCAACGTATTTATTCATTTCATCAATACTATCAATATAAGCCTTATTTTGAGATGTTTGTTGATAATTATTAGAGCTGTCTTGTGTTATTACTTTATAATAGGTTTGTGTAAATTTTAAGTTATTTTTTAGAACTGCAAATCTAGCTGCATTTGATTGAAATTCAGGTTTTATTATCTCATCTCCAAAAAAATCTAAAAAATTCTTTTCTGATTCATAATTCATTATTTTAGAAGAATTACCATAAATTTCTTTATCTTGAAGTACATAGTAATAATAATCATTATTGTTATCACTTTCTTCATCGATTACTACCATTGAATCAAAATAGCTTTTTGCTGTTGAAAATAGTTGTAATGACTCATTAGTTATTTCCTTTAACAGAGCATTGTTTCTTTTAATTTCACTATTAATATCCAATGAGAATAAGTTTCTACGTACTTTATTTGATAAATCGATTTTACTTGTAATATTAAAATATTCATTCTCAGCAATAGATTGTGCATCCTTTTTTAGAATTGCTTTAAATTCCAATGCTCAAGTTGCATTACATGAAACAACTTGAGTAGTTAGTAAAACTGAAGAAGTACTTAAACCTAAAGCACCAATTACAGATATTAGTTTTTTCATATAATCAACTCTTTCTATATATATTTTATAATATTTAAGGCATTAAATACAAATAAATAAACTCAAGATTTAATTTTTGTAAATAATAAAACTTTTTCTTATTTTATACTTCTAATAAAAAAATTAACTAAAAGATACAATGATTAATAATATAAGTATAAAAAATAAGTACTTTAAATTTAAGTCATTATTTAATTATTAAATAAAATAAAAAGACAAAGCCTATTAAATATAAGTCTTGTCTTTTACTAATAAAATAAATTTATTTTATTGTCATTAAATTATCCATACCATATTTATAAACTCCTCAAGCTCCAACCATATTTCCTAATTGCGCTGTTCTAATAGTTATTCTTGAGTAAAAATCTGGTAAAACATATTTTTTTAATTTTTGTTTAATAATTTTAATTAATGGTTCACCTAAATTGGAAGGACCCCCACCAATAACAATCATTGATAAATCAAAAAAATGAATTAATACTGAGATACATTTAGCTAATGGTTCTAAACTATCTTCGAATACTTTTATAACTTCAGGGTCTTTAATTTTAACTAAATCTGCTACATCAATAATATGAATATCTCCATTTAACTGATTAAATATTTTACCTAATGGACCCTTAGATTTTTCACCAACCTGTTTTAATTTTTTTTCAATACCTGTTGCTGAAGATACTGGTTCTATGCAGCCAATTAAACCACAATTACATTGACACTCTGATTGAAAACCACCACCATGCCCTGGTTCACTTGGCAGTCCAGTGTTATCTCCAAAAACTAACTTTCTATCAAAAATTGCTCCACCACCAACGCCAGTTCCCAATGTAAATAATGCCATTGAGTCTGGTTTTCCTTTTAAAGAAATTGCTCATTCTCCGTAAGCTGCAGATTTTGCGTCATTTAAGACAAATACATTTTTATTATTAAATAATTTTATTAAGTTTTTTTTAGCTGGATAGTTTTTTCAACCTAAATTAGTTGAATAAATTACTGTTCCAGTTTTATTATCAACAATTCCACAAACTGCTATTCCAATGAAATCAAGTTCACTCATATTAATTTCATTTTCTTTTGCTATCTTAAAAGCTTCTTTTGCAATATTTTCAAGTATTTTATCTTTATTTATGGTATTAAAAATAAAAGTATGTCTAATTTTCATATTATCAAAAAAAGCACATTTAGCAGTTGTGGCTCCTAAATCTATTGTAAATGCTTTTGGCATATTATGCCCTCCCAAAATTTTATTTATTTATAATTTTATACATTTCAATCATTTCTTTGCCAAGATCGATAATTGCTTGAGTAGTTATCATTTGATCTTCAGCATGAATAAATATTAATTTTAAATCAAGTTTTTCTCCATTTGCTTCTCTTGAGACAATATCAAAATGAAGATTATGTGCTTTTGTCATTTCCAACTCAGCTTCTTGTATTAATTTATTTGCAATATTAAATTCTTTTACCTTTGCTGAACGAATTGCCTTTATTGCATTCGATTTTGAAGTTCCAATACAAGAAATCATTTCCATTGATATATTTTCTCAATTAATTTCACTCATTTTTGCTCTCCTATTTCATAAGACCTAATGTATATAATTTTTTAAAACGACCTTCTTTTTGTTTAAGTTCGTCAAATGTTCCTCTTTGTGAAACCCCATTTTTATCAAGTACTATAATCTCATTAACATTTTTTATTGTACTTAATCTATGTGCAATAACAACTGTTGTTCTACCAACCATTAATTTATCTAACTCTAATTGAATCTCTTTTTCTACAACATTATCCAATGCACTAGTTGCTTCATCAAGAATAAGTAATTGAGGGTCCTTTAAAAAGATCCTTGCAATTACTAAACGTTGTTTTTGCCCTCCACTCAGCATAAAACCTCGTTCTCCTAAAATTGTATCATAACCCATTGGGAGTTTTTTTATGTAATTATGGATTTTTGCCCTTTTAGCTGCTTCAATTGCTTGCTCATCCGTTTTATCAAAAAAGGGATATTTAAGATTTTCCATAACAGTTCCATAAAGAATTTGTGGTTCTTGCTCAACATAACCCACTTTATTTAAATAACTACTTGGTTCTAACAACATAATATTCTTACCATTAATTAAGATTTGTCCTGTTGTTACATCATAAAATCTCAACAATAATTTAGCAATTGTTGATTTTCCAACACCAGTTTCTCCAACAAAAGCATAGCTTTTATTTTTTTCAAAAGTTAGATTTATTTCAGCTAATATTTTCTTTTTTGGAGATTCGGGATAATTAAATGTAACTTTCTCAAAAGTTATTTTTTCAATATCTCCTATTTTCTCAGGCTGATCTGCAAAGGTTAATAATGAGTTTGTATCATAAATATAGTTTAATCTCATTATACAATTAGATAATTTTGTAAGTCCTCTCATTCACATTGGTAATGTTAATAATGAATAAAGAATGTTATTTGTAGCTGACGTAAATGCTACAAGTAAGTGAGATAGTTCTGATGGATCCATAGAATTCTTATAAAGACCAATAGCTGAAATAATTGTAATAATTGGTAATGACCATGCAAAAGTATAAGAAAAAAATGATAATAAAGATTGAAGTCAAATTACTTTACTTAATTTTTTATCATATTTATCATGTAACTTCATATTTCGCTTAGTTTCTCTATCTTCTGATGCATTTGCTTTTATCGCTCTAATATTAATTAATCGATCTGTAATATCTGCATCAATTGATTGTTTAACATCAACTGACTCAATAATGGCTCTTCGATAATAAATAAATAAAACTCAAATTATTATTACTAAAACTATAAATATCATTAAAACAATTAAAGCAAGATTAACATCTAAAATAAACATAAATATCATCATTGTTATAAAACTAACAGTTGTGAACAATAAATTTAATAAAAAATCATTAAATGAATCTCCTGCTCCCTGGCTGTCATTAATTACTCTCGACATTATTAGTCCTAATTGGTTTCTTGAATAGTAACTAATATCAACTTCAACAAGTTTTTTTAAGGCTTTAACTCTTAAATAAATTTCAACTTTTTTTGAAAAATAAGCTGAGTAAATATTTGTCAAATAGTCAAAAATTATAATTAGTACTAATAGTGCTAATCCAACATACGCTCAGCTAACCCAAGTCATTGAAAATCATAAAAAACTATTAGCTTGTTGTCCATTATTAATAATATTTTTTGTCATTTGACTAACTACAATAGTCATTGAAGAGTAGAAAATTGCATCAATAATTGTAAAAATAATATAGCCTACAAAAGTAGTAGGATTTTGTTTAATGCACTCTCCAATCATTTTAAAAGAGTCTATAAATTTCTTTTTAGAGAATGCTTTATCACTTATAAATTTCTTTTTTTTCATAAATACCTCAAAAATAAAAAACCCTTTCTAGGTTTTTTTATGGTTCATCTTAAAAAATATGAGAGCCTGTATAATTCAGTCCAGTTCCGATTAATAGTAATGCAATATTAATTCCTAATAATGATAAATGGAACTTTCACGTACCTTTCATTATTGTACCATAACTTGTTCTACCAATTTGTGCTGCTCCAACAACAATTCCTGATGCTGGAGATACCATATTTGCCATTCCATTTGCAAATGCAAAAGCTGTAATACTTCCAGAAACCATTGTTATTGAAGAAGAACCAACAGTAACTGAATTTGCTAGTGGTCCTCACACTGGAAAAATGGCAGTTGAAAATCCTGAGGTTGAAGGTAAAGCAAATGATAATGGAATAAACAATAGGAAAGTAATTATTATAAATGCAAAAGGATTCATTGCATTGCTATTTGACCCATTTATTGAACTTAACATTAATGACTTAATTCCAGTTTCACTTAATAAATAAGTAATAGCTCCAGCTATTGAAATAATAAATGCTACTCCTATCATATCTTTAGAACCAGTTAATAAATCCTCTACAAAAGTTTCTTCACCTTCTCAATTTAAAATAGAAACTATTAACGAACCTATAAGGAAAAAACCAGCTACAACGTACATATCTCCATGTCCAAATCCAGGAACTAACGATGTAAAAAATGGCATATATTTTTGTACTCAAATACCTGCACCCTCAAAAATATTTTTACCAATTAATGTATCTCAAGGAAATAAATAAGCAATCATTAAAAGGAACATAAGTAAGAATATTATACATACTGTTATTCTTTTCTTTGTCAATGGCACTTCATTAACTTGTTCTTTTAAAAAGTATTTTTTATCCTGTTCTAATGTAGAAAAAGTATATGATAAATGTGGATTTTTTTTAACTTTTCTTGCATAAAACATAATATATGCTGATGTAAAACCTGTAACTAAGAACCAAGCAATTATTCTGAATGCTAGTCCATCAGTTGGATTAGAAATTCCCTCTTGACTTGAGTTAGCTGCTGCTGAAGCTGTAAAAATTAAGAAAGGATCAAATGTTGCTAGCATTGGACCAATACCACCACCAAGAAGGACAGTAATTGTGGCTGTAAATACATCAAAACCTGCAACAAGCATAAGTGGAATAACTATCATATGAAACCCTAAAGCTTCTTCAGCCATACCATATGCTGACCCACAAAAACTTAAAAATACTACAATAATAGGAATGGCTCATATTGTTTTATCTTTAAATTTTCATGCAATTTTTTGAGTTAAAGCATCTAATGACTTAGACTTCATAACAATATAAATAAAAGCACCAATTGCCATAACAAAAACAATAATTTCAACCTTATCATTAAATCCCTGAAAAATAGAGACAAATAAATCAATAATACCAATAGCTTTAATTTTTTCATCTTCAGCTTTTACGCCTGCATAGTGTAAAATTCACGATACTACCATTATGATTACTAATACAAAGAAAAGTATTGTAAAAGAGGTAGGAATTTTGAACTTCCTTTTTTTATTAATTTTTAATTCATTATTATTCATTTTAATTTCTCTCATTCTAATTAATATAATCTATTGCTATTTATTATGTGCTAATGGTTATTATTTATTATTTTATTTGTCTATTAAAAAATTTTAAAGATAAGTATTAATTGAAAATTAATCAAAAAACATAGTTTAAAACTACTTGCGTTTGCCCTTACTGTTCTGCTTGATTATTGATCTCATATAATACTCCTGTGCTTTTATCTATTAAATTATAATATAAAAAAATGTCAATTCTGACACTTTTAAAATATATTTTTTGATTTTAAAATTATTTATTTACTTATTTTCCTTTGAGTCATTTTCAGCTTTTTGTTCTTTAATTTTTTTATCAATTCTTTTAATTTGTTTATCAGCTTTATCTTTAAAACTAATAGTTTTTCCTTCTAAATATTCCAATTTAATTTTTTTGAATAAAATTGAAACATATTCCTTATTAATATAATATAAAATACCTGGTAATAATAAAGCTCCCGATAATCAGTTACCTATTAATGTTGGAATAGTACTTAATGCAATAAATAAAAGAACCTGAGAAAATTGAGGTGTTAATCCACTTTCTAAAGTTAATTGTGGATTAAATATTGTTTCAAATAGTAACATTCATAAAAAGAATGAGTTTGCTGGTCCATGTTGGAATCCACCTATTGCAAAGAAAGCAATTGGAAAAATTAATAATAATACTATAGTTGCTGAGTTTTTTGTTGAACTTGTTAATGGCAATGTTGAACATACCATCATATTACATAAAATTCCAGAACAGATTCCAATACCTATTGTTGCAAAGATACTAACTGCTTTAATTGAAGTACCACTTGATAAATCATCTGCAACTAAATATAATTTATGAATAACCATATCAAAAGTTTTAAGTAAAAACGCTTCATTATTCTTAAGTAAACCACCTGCACCTGCAAAAAGAGCTACAAATATAAAAGTTCCTAAGAAGTTTCCTAAAAGAACACCAAAGATTCCCTTTAAATAAGACCTTTTACTTGCACATCCTTTAAAAACGGGAATACTACTAAAAACATGACTTGTAAATAAAGCTCCACCAAGAAATGTAATTAAAATTATACATCCTGGAAAAAGAAAACCCAATAAAAGAGTTCCTACTTTTTCAAAACCAGTTCCTTGTAAAGAAACCATTGCAATAACACATGCCACATAACCAAAACCAATAATTACACCACTCATAATTCCTAAAAGAATTTGCTTAACAAAAGTATAATGCAATTTATGAATTGCTGCCTTGAATCCACCAAGTGTACCATCAATCATAAATGAATGTTGTGCATCTAATATACCATAGTCTTGTTCTTTTAGAAGTTTTATTTCTTCTTCAATATTTCTATTTTTATTCATAAAGTTTTTCTCCTAATTATTATACTATTCTTTATCTCTAATTTTAGTTTCAACCATCTTAATAAATTCTTTTAATGAGACTGTAGTTTGTTGTTCACTACCATATCTTCTAAAAGTTACTGTATCATTTTCTGATTCCTTTTCTCCAAGAACTAATTGATAAGGAATCTTTCTTACTTGTGAGTCACGAATTTTATAACTTAATCTCTCATCTCTTAAATCAATTTTTGATCTAATTAATTTTGCTTTAAGTTGATCTCTTACTTTTTCAGCATATTCCTTATTTACTAAATTAACTGGAATAATTTCAACTTGTAATGGTGAACATCAAAGTGGTAGAACACCTTTTGTTTGCTCTAAAAGTACGGATATAAATCTTTCATAAGTTCCTACAAGTCCTCTATGAATCATAATCGGTTTTTCAAGTTCTCCATCACTGTTGATATAACTTATATCAAATCTTTGTGGTAATAAAAAGTCTAATTGTATCGTTGAAACTGTTATTTCATGACCTAAAGCAGTTTTTGCTTGAATATCCAATTTTGGACCATAAAATGCTGCTTCACCAATCATTTTTTTATAATCAATTTTTAATTCATTTAAAACATTTTCTAATTCAGCTTCAGCATGATTTCACATTTTTTCATCATTAAAGTATTTTTCTTTATCTTTTGGATCTCTTAGAGATAAAGAAAGATAGTCAACTTTAA
It encodes:
- a CDS encoding ROK family protein; translation: MPKAFTIDLGATTAKCAFFDNMKIRHTFIFNTINKDKILENIAKEAFKIAKENEINMSELDFIGIAVCGIVDNKTGTVIYSTNLGWKNYPAKKNLIKLFNNKNVFVLNDAKSAAYGEWAISLKGKPDSMALFTLGTGVGGGAIFDRKLVFGDNTGLPSEPGHGGGFQSECQCNCGLIGCIEPVSSATGIEKKLKQVGEKSKGPLGKIFNQLNGDIHIIDVADLVKIKDPEVIKVFEDSLEPLAKCISVLIHFFDLSMIVIGGGPSNLGEPLIKIIKQKLKKYVLPDFYSRITIRTAQLGNMVGAWGVYKYGMDNLMTIK
- a CDS encoding PTS lactose/cellobiose transporter subunit IIA, translating into MSEINWENISMEMISCIGTSKSNAIKAIRSAKVKEFNIANKLIQEAELEMTKAHNLHFDIVSREANGEKLDLKLIFIHAEDQMITTQAIIDLGKEMIEMYKIINK
- a CDS encoding ABC transporter ATP-binding protein gives rise to the protein MKKKKFISDKAFSKKKFIDSFKMIGECIKQNPTTFVGYIIFTIIDAIFYSSMTIVVSQMTKNIINNGQQANSFLWFSMTWVSWAYVGLALLVLIIIFDYLTNIYSAYFSKKVEIYLRVKALKKLVEVDISYYSRNQLGLIMSRVINDSQGAGDSFNDFLLNLLFTTVSFITMMIFMFILDVNLALIVLMIFIVLVIIIWVLFIYYRRAIIESVDVKQSIDADITDRLINIRAIKANASEDRETKRNMKLHDKYDKKLSKVIWLQSLLSFFSYTFAWSLPIITIISAIGLYKNSMDPSELSHLLVAFTSATNNILYSLLTLPMWMRGLTKLSNCIMRLNYIYDTNSLLTFADQPEKIGDIEKITFEKVTFNYPESPKKKILAEINLTFEKNKSYAFVGETGVGKSTIAKLLLRFYDVTTGQILINGKNIMLLEPSSYLNKVGYVEQEPQILYGTVMENLKYPFFDKTDEQAIEAAKRAKIHNYIKKLPMGYDTILGERGFMLSGGQKQRLVIARIFLKDPQLLILDEATSALDNVVEKEIQLELDKLMVGRTTVVIAHRLSTIKNVNEIIVLDKNGVSQRGTFDELKQKEGRFKKLYTLGLMK
- a CDS encoding formate/nitrite transporter family protein → MNKNRNIEEEIKLLKEQDYGILDAQHSFMIDGTLGGFKAAIHKLHYTFVKQILLGIMSGVIIGFGYVACVIAMVSLQGTGFEKVGTLLLGFLFPGCIILITFLGGALFTSHVFSSIPVFKGCASKRSYLKGIFGVLLGNFLGTFIFVALFAGAGGLLKNNEAFLLKTFDMVIHKLYLVADDLSSGTSIKAVSIFATIGIGICSGILCNMMVCSTLPLTSSTKNSATIVLLLIFPIAFFAIGGFQHGPANSFFLWMLLFETIFNPQLTLESGLTPQFSQVLLFIALSTIPTLIGNWLSGALLLPGILYYINKEYVSILFKKIKLEYLEGKTISFKDKADKQIKRIDKKIKEQKAENDSKENK